From the Nymphalis io chromosome 1, ilAglIoxx1.1, whole genome shotgun sequence genome, one window contains:
- the LOC126771695 gene encoding uncharacterized protein LOC126771695 isoform X2, protein MRKGKKGEQATLQDSKKNQVNGGNSPVVFRRALQYSSTSGARSTVGSPERADRYVYGGSVTPLPRSRFQERLRSSQQEINSLSPTPRMARSDIMGSRLSVESTNPFDEAPIPPVRASRRKKKRAPPPPTTSTADDSMNSENLELRITETDDSKHSNNVDDDIEEMNLKVELKIVEDEEKNITLIEPEKTKVPDKVDENHQIVAGEETKELNSINSIETKLEETAENRSKSKEDILEQVSFPKVDILKYRRNSSVNEDDIKLRRGNLEDFHTLSNKRSKSLTNTFDGSYVAYDVNLNQSTCFDINSNEEPQKVVCKVYDDSRKESIDISISSTEKDFLEIDKATRELEKEINKLNSALIEDDFNFDNNNRLSVSEIRQKFDRSDASSPNPIPKPRRSHYGEPSTVNGNI, encoded by the exons ATGAGAAAAGGAAAGAAAGGTGAACAGGCCACTTTACAAGACAGTAAAAAAAACCAAGTTAATGGCGGCAACAGTCCTGTCGTCTTCAGGCGAGCTTTACAAT ATTCCTCAACGTCTGGAGCGCGCAGTACGGTTGGATCACCGGAGCGTGCGGACCGCTATGTTTACGGAGGTTCCGTCACGCCACTACCGCGCTCACGGTTTCAAGAGCGCCTCCGTAGTTCTCAACAGGAAATCAATTCGCTCag TCCCACTCCCCGTATGGCACGTAGCGATATTATGGGGTCAAGGCTTAGTGTCGAGAGCACAAATCCTTTCGACGAAGCGCCCATACCACCCGTACGCGCATCTCGAAGAAAGAAAAAACGCGCTCCACCTCCGCCCACCACGTCAACTGCTGATGACTCG ATGAATAGCGAGAACTTGGAACTGCGCATAACAGAAACTGATGACAGTAAACACTCTAATAATGTTGATGACGATATTGAGGAAATGAATTTAAAGGTGGAACTTAAAATAGTCGAAGACGAGGAAAAGAATATAACACTTATTGAACCTGAAAAGACTAAAGTTCCTGATAAAGTTGACGAAAATCATCAAATAGTCGCAGGTGAGGAAACCAAAGAACTAAATAGTATTAATTCCATTGAAACAAAACTTGAAGAAACGGCCGAAAATAGATCGAAATCAAAAGAAGATATTCTTGAACAGGTTTCCTTTCCTAAGgtcgatatattaaaatacagaagGAACTCTAGTGTTAATGAGGATGACATTAAACTGCGACGAGGAAATTTAGAAGATTTTCACACATTATCGAACAAAAGGAGTAAAAGTTTAACAAATACTTTCGACGGTAGTTATGTGGCTTATGACGTCAATTTAAATCAAAGTACATGTTTCGATATAAATAGCAATGAGGAGCCGCAAAAAGTTGTCTGTAAAGTATATGACGACTCTAGAAAGGAGAGCATAGATATTTCTATTTCGAGTACAGAAAAAGATTTTTTGGAGATCGATAAGGCAACGAGAGAATtggaaaaagaaataaataaacttaactcTGCCTTAATAGAagatgattttaattttgataataataacagaCTATCGGTATCCGAGATAAGACAGAAATTTGATAGAAGTGATGCTAGTTCACCAAATCCGATACCAAAGCCTAGAAGAAGTCACTATGGCGAACCTAGTACAGTTAATGGTAATATCTAA
- the LOC126771024 gene encoding HEAT repeat-containing protein 3, with amino-acid sequence MGKIRKRKVNKSDNIESTCNDEEISVDSKENAIQTMIDQIQTANVEEKYCGLQTFAMLIESPDSLEQMINRGIVKIVAPLLFDPASSIRNAAAGSLRNMSTVSLDMCDLLIEHDVMTPLICYFHEYAESWSPDVSSKTKDEDMDTMVQCTNLLLNLCESSDLAVKYVGNSRLLDIFPRYLDLSVFGKEIVIAILQCLFVVVEDNPLAKDKVRSYSERQLTELLLLESSDPSTLFIKTLAGGVIITAGGTNIDALPVDVMTQIFAVLAKTLSVDHRLACNQLSSSVPLGDEEGKVEALKGKEALQLQTEIKSVAHVLESQKCAVEIIANICSCEGEVVGSTEGPDSSESDEETADDISSNGEESFLNEDVIPTIILEALISIDILNKVWTRTQLPPENVLMILSEYEETQSIHKKIHNLQARALLCMNNLLLGLPTDYLGGINGIYRFWVEAGKLAFKQNSKNLDLLEAATAAMRAALNKITNVNRVKIASESNLFSDLALSDIEIMLTGIKECQVPAIRANLFRMIGILALLLINNLNDTTSEVICCITEFILEQAHKENEVWVLAEAIDTLVDMYAEDETDLLAAKVQLVEKLAVLAPILKIKTRQQKNLPKDYKALVKTANSNLPRFIKYKRERVSLL; translated from the exons ATGGGTAAAATAAGAAAAaggaaagtaaataaaagtGATAACATTGAATCTACTTGTAACGATGAAGAAATTTCTGTTGATTCTAAAGAGAATGCAATTCAAACTATGATAGACCAAATTCAG ACTGCTAATGTGGAGGAGAAGTATTGTGGTCTTCAAACTTTTGCAATGCTGATAGAAAGCCCAGATAGCTTAGAGCAAATGATTAATCGAGGAATTGTTAAGATAGTAGCACCACTTCTTTTCGATCCGGCATCGTCAATAAGGAATGCCGCTGCTGGTTCTCTTAGAAACATGTCTACTGTAAGCCTAGATATGTGTGATCTTTTAATAGAACATGATGTTATGACACCTTTGATTTGTTATTTTCATGAG TATGCAGAATCTTGGAGTCCAGATGTTAGCTCTAAAACTAAAGATGAAGACATGGATACAATGGTCCAATGCACAAATCTCTTGTTAAACTTATGTGAAAGTTCag ATTTAGCTGTAAAATATGTGGGAAATTCAAGACTTTTAGACATATTTCCAAGATATTTGGATTTATCAGTTTTTGGAAAAGAAATTGTTATTGCTATACTGCAGTGTTTGTTTGTAGTAGTTGAGGACAACCCATTAGCAAAAGACAAAGTTAGATCTTATTCAGAAAGGCAATTGACAGAATTATTGTTATTGGAAAGTAGCGATCCTTCAACCTTATTCATTAAAACACTTGCTGGAGGTGTTATCATAACTGCCGGAGGAACCAACATTGATGCTCTTCCAGTTGATGTTATGACACAAATCTTTGCAGTTTTAGCAAAAACATTGTCGGTAGATCATAGATTAGCCTGCAATCAACTTTCAAGTAGTGTACCCTTAGGTGATGAAGAAGGAAAAGTAGAAGCCCTTAAAGGAAAGGAAGCTCTACAATTGCAGACTGAAATAAAATCTGTCGCACATGTTTTGGAGAGCCAGAAGTGTGCTGTTGAAATAATTGCTAATATTTGCTCTTGTGAAG GAGAGGTTGTTGGTTCTACGGAAGGACCTGACTCATCAGAAAGTGATGAAGAAACAGCCGATGACATCTCCAGCAATGGTGAAGAAAGTTTTCTTAATGAAGATGTAATACCAACTATTATATTGGAAGCCTTGATTTCTAtagatatattgaataaagtatggACTCGTACACAGTTGCCTCCAGAAAATGTTCTTATGATTTTAAGTGAATATGAGGAAACACAGTCAATTCATAAAAA aatACATAATCTTCAAGCAAGAGCACTTCTTTGCATGAACAATTTATTGTTAGGCTTACCAACTGATTATCTGGGTGGAATAAATGGTATCTATAGATTTTGGGTCGAAGCCGGAAAACTTGCATTTAAACAAAACTCAAAAAATTTAGACTTGTTGGAAGCTGCAACAGCTGCTATGAGAgcagctttaaataaaataacaaatgtaaatagAGTCAAAATAGCAAGTGAAAGCAATTTATTCAGTGATTTAGCCTTATCAGATATTGAG ATAATGTTAACAGGAATAAAAGAATGCCAAGTACCTGCAATTAGGGCAAATCTTTTTCGGATGATTGGAATTTTAGCCTTgctactaattaataatttaaatgacacCACTTCTGAAGTGATATGCTGCATCACTGAATTTATATTAGAGCAGGCACACAAAGAAAACGAAGTTTGGGTACTAGCAGAGGCCATAGACACATTGGTTGACATGTATGCAGAAGACGAAACTGATCTGCTAGCCGCTAAAGTTCAATTAGTTGAGAAATTGGCAGTTTTAGCtcctatattaaaaattaag ACAAGACAACAGAAAAATCTACCAAAAGATTACAAGGCCCTGGTAAAAACTGCAAATTCAAACTTACCAAGATTTATTAAGTATAAGAGAGAGAGAGTTAGTTTGTTGTAA